In the genome of Falsirhodobacter halotolerans, one region contains:
- the lepA gene encoding translation elongation factor 4 produces the protein MTQLDRIRNFSIVAHIDHGKSTLADRLIQLTGTVAERDMKAQMLDSMDIERERGITIKANTVRIEYPAKDGNTYVLNLIDTPGHVDFAYEVSRSMRAVEGSLLVVDASQGVEAQTLANVYQAIDAGHEIVPVLNKIDLPAAEPDRVKAQIEDVIGIDAQDAIPISAKSGMGIPDVLEAIVTRLPAPKGDRDAPLKAMLVDSWYDPYLGVVVMIRVMDGVIRKGDRVKMMQTGAVYGIDKLAVLKPAMVDIAELGPGEIGVLTASIKQVRDTRVGDTITTERKGTEAPLPGFKPAQPVVFCGLFPVDANDFEDLRDAIEKLALNDASFSFEMETSAALGFGFRCGFLGLLHLEVIRDRLEREYDMDLITTAPSVVFKLHMKDGEVRDLHNPADMPDLTYVDHIEEPRIKATIMVPDDYLGDILKLCQDRRGIQLDLSYAGSRAMVVYDLPLAEVVFDFYDRLKSVTKGYASFDYQISEYREDNLVKMSILVNDEPVDALSMMVHRDRAESRGRVMVEKLKELIPRHMFKIPIQAAIGGRVIARETLSAMRKDVTAKCYGGDASRKRKLLDKQKAGKKKMRQFGKVEIPQEAFISALKMDS, from the coding sequence ATGACCCAGCTTGATCGCATCCGCAATTTTTCCATCGTGGCGCATATCGACCACGGCAAATCCACGCTCGCCGACCGGCTGATCCAGCTGACGGGAACGGTGGCCGAACGCGATATGAAGGCCCAGATGCTCGACAGCATGGACATCGAGCGGGAGCGGGGCATCACGATCAAGGCCAACACGGTGCGGATCGAATATCCGGCCAAGGACGGCAACACCTATGTCCTGAACCTGATCGACACCCCCGGCCACGTCGATTTCGCCTATGAGGTCAGCCGATCCATGCGCGCGGTCGAAGGCTCGCTTCTGGTGGTCGATGCGTCCCAAGGGGTCGAGGCGCAGACGCTGGCCAACGTCTATCAGGCGATCGACGCCGGCCACGAGATCGTTCCCGTGCTGAACAAGATCGACCTTCCCGCCGCCGAACCCGACCGCGTGAAGGCGCAGATCGAGGATGTGATCGGCATCGACGCGCAGGACGCCATTCCAATTTCCGCGAAATCGGGCATGGGCATTCCCGACGTGCTGGAGGCGATCGTCACCCGTCTGCCCGCGCCCAAGGGCGACCGCGACGCGCCGCTGAAGGCGATGCTGGTCGATTCGTGGTATGACCCCTATCTGGGCGTGGTCGTCATGATCCGCGTGATGGACGGGGTCATCCGAAAGGGCGACCGCGTGAAGATGATGCAGACCGGCGCCGTCTATGGCATCGACAAGCTGGCCGTTCTGAAGCCCGCCATGGTCGATATCGCCGAACTTGGCCCGGGCGAGATCGGGGTTCTCACCGCCTCCATCAAGCAGGTGCGCGACACGCGGGTGGGCGACACTATCACCACCGAGCGCAAGGGGACCGAGGCGCCGCTTCCGGGCTTCAAGCCGGCGCAGCCGGTGGTGTTCTGCGGCTTGTTCCCCGTGGATGCGAACGACTTCGAGGATCTGCGCGACGCGATCGAGAAGCTGGCCCTGAACGACGCAAGCTTCAGCTTCGAAATGGAGACCTCGGCCGCGCTCGGGTTCGGGTTCCGCTGCGGCTTCCTCGGCCTGCTGCATCTGGAGGTCATCCGCGACCGGCTGGAGCGTGAATACGACATGGACCTGATCACCACCGCGCCGTCGGTGGTATTCAAGCTGCACATGAAGGACGGGGAGGTGCGCGATCTGCACAACCCCGCCGACATGCCCGACCTGACCTATGTCGACCATATCGAGGAACCGCGCATCAAGGCCACGATCATGGTGCCCGACGATTATCTGGGCGACATCCTGAAGCTGTGTCAGGACCGTCGCGGCATCCAGCTGGACCTGTCCTATGCCGGATCGCGGGCGATGGTCGTCTATGACCTGCCGCTGGCCGAGGTGGTGTTCGATTTCTATGACCGCCTGAAATCCGTCACGAAGGGCTATGCCAGCTTCGATTACCAGATCAGCGAATACCGCGAGGACAACCTCGTGAAGATGTCGATCCTGGTCAATGACGAGCCTGTGGACGCCCTGTCGATGATGGTGCACCGCGACCGGGCCGAATCGCGCGGGCGCGTGATGGTGGAAAAGCTGAAAGAGCTGATCCCCCGTCATATGTTCAAGATCCCGATTCAGGCCGCCATCGGCGGGCGGGTCATCGCGCGCGAAACCCTGTCGGCCATGCGCAAGGACGTGACGGCGAAATGTTATGGCGGAGATGCCAGCCGGAAGCGCAAGCTGCTGGACAAGCAGAAGGCCGGCAAGAAGAAGATGCGCCAATTCGGCAAGGTGGAGATCCCACAGGAAGCCTTCATCAGCGCGCTGAAGATGGACAGCTGA
- the rpmB gene encoding 50S ribosomal protein L28 produces MSRVCELSGKGPMSGNTISHANNKNRRRFLPNLNDVTLISDVLGQSFKFRVSAAALRTVDHRGGLDAFLAKSKDDELSARALKVKKDIAKAQTAA; encoded by the coding sequence ATGTCGCGCGTCTGCGAACTCAGCGGGAAAGGCCCGATGTCGGGCAACACCATCTCCCACGCCAACAACAAGAACCGTCGTCGCTTCCTGCCGAACCTGAACGACGTGACGCTGATCTCGGACGTGCTGGGTCAGTCGTTCAAGTTCCGCGTGTCGGCTGCGGCGCTGCGCACGGTCGATCACCGTGGCGGTCTGGACGCCTTTTTGGCGAAGTCCAAGGATGACGAGCTGTCGGCCCGCGCGCTGAAGGTGAAAAAAGACATCGCCAAAGCGCAGACCGCCGCCTGA
- a CDS encoding DUF3108 domain-containing protein → MRMIPTLALAAMMALPALPQATEQATYALTIRGISAGTLRLSGRVEGGRYSANGTLQSGGLVGILRTLRYDAATQGRVSGDRFTPDTYSERADNNGRKRQGTMEYRAGVPQVKAYDPPRRADEDDVNPATQGGTVDPLTALFATLRDVPPGQECGQSQRIFDGRRATEVALSRPSRQGDSVTCAGEYRRVAGYSAREMAEKRVFPFTLRYDPAPNGMMRVTRVTTDTPYGQARLTRR, encoded by the coding sequence ATGCGCATGATCCCGACCCTGGCGCTGGCCGCCATGATGGCCCTTCCCGCCCTGCCCCAAGCCACCGAGCAGGCGACCTATGCCCTGACGATCCGCGGCATCTCTGCCGGAACCCTGCGCCTGTCGGGACGGGTGGAGGGGGGGCGTTACAGCGCCAATGGCACGCTGCAAAGCGGGGGGTTGGTGGGGATCCTGCGCACCTTGCGCTATGATGCGGCGACGCAGGGGCGCGTGTCGGGGGACCGCTTCACGCCCGACACCTATTCCGAACGCGCCGACAACAACGGACGCAAGCGGCAGGGCACGATGGAATACCGCGCGGGCGTGCCGCAGGTGAAGGCCTACGACCCGCCCCGCCGCGCGGACGAGGATGACGTGAACCCCGCCACCCAGGGCGGCACCGTCGATCCGCTGACCGCGCTGTTCGCCACGCTGCGCGATGTGCCGCCGGGGCAGGAATGCGGGCAATCGCAGCGCATCTTCGACGGGCGCCGCGCGACGGAGGTGGCGCTGTCCCGGCCTTCGCGCCAAGGGGATTCGGTGACCTGCGCGGGGGAATATCGGCGCGTCGCAGGCTATTCCGCGCGAGAGATGGCCGAAAAACGCGTCTTTCCGTTCACGCTGCGGTATGATCCCGCGCCGAACGGGATGATGCGCGTCACGCGCGTCACCACCGACACGCCCTACGGCCAGGCGCGCCTCACCCGCCGCTGA
- the hisD gene encoding histidinol dehydrogenase, whose product MPQFLSTTDAGFEAAFTALLGMKREDSPDVDAAVADIIADVRARGDAAVIDLTARFDRLDLTPDTMAFTTEEMEAEIAKVSAEDRAALELAAERIRTYHARQMPEDARWTDDSGATLGWRWTPVSAAGLYVPGGLASYPSSVLMNAIPAKVAGVARLAIACPTPGGVVNPLVLLAARLAGVDTVYRIGGAQAIAALAYGTDSVAPVDKITGPGNAFVAAAKRRVFGKVGIDMIAGPSEILVIADADNDPDWIALDLLSQAEHDESAQSILITTDAAFGQAVARAVQTRLQTLDRRAIAGPSWRDFGAVITVRDLDEAAALSNRIAPEHLELCVGDAEALAEKITHAGAIFLGAWTPEAIGDYVGGPNHVLPTARSARFSSGLSVMDFLKRTTLARMTPEALAAIGPAAERLAMSESLEAHGLSVRARLDRLNRGAS is encoded by the coding sequence ATGCCCCAGTTCCTATCCACGACCGATGCGGGGTTCGAGGCCGCCTTCACCGCCCTTCTGGGCATGAAGCGCGAGGACAGCCCCGATGTGGATGCGGCGGTGGCCGACATAATCGCCGATGTGCGCGCGCGGGGCGATGCGGCGGTCATCGACCTGACCGCGCGCTTCGATCGGCTGGACCTGACGCCCGACACGATGGCCTTCACGACGGAGGAGATGGAGGCCGAGATCGCCAAGGTCTCGGCCGAGGATCGCGCCGCGCTGGAACTGGCGGCGGAGCGGATCCGTACCTATCACGCCCGCCAGATGCCCGAGGATGCGCGCTGGACCGATGACAGCGGCGCCACGCTGGGGTGGCGCTGGACGCCGGTTTCGGCGGCGGGCCTCTATGTGCCGGGGGGGCTGGCAAGCTATCCCTCTTCCGTCCTGATGAACGCCATTCCGGCCAAGGTGGCGGGGGTGGCGCGGCTGGCCATCGCCTGCCCGACGCCGGGCGGGGTGGTGAACCCGCTGGTGCTGCTGGCCGCGCGCCTTGCGGGGGTGGATACCGTCTATCGCATCGGCGGGGCGCAGGCGATCGCGGCGCTGGCCTATGGCACGGACAGCGTGGCCCCGGTGGACAAGATCACCGGCCCCGGCAACGCGTTCGTCGCGGCGGCAAAGCGGCGGGTGTTCGGCAAGGTGGGCATCGACATGATCGCCGGCCCCTCCGAGATCCTGGTGATTGCCGATGCCGACAACGATCCCGACTGGATCGCGCTGGATCTGCTGAGCCAGGCCGAACATGACGAAAGCGCGCAGTCCATCCTGATCACGACCGACGCCGCCTTTGGACAGGCCGTCGCGCGGGCGGTGCAGACGCGGCTGCAAACGCTGGACCGTCGCGCCATCGCGGGGCCAAGCTGGCGTGACTTTGGTGCGGTCATCACCGTGCGCGATCTGGACGAGGCGGCGGCGCTATCGAACCGCATCGCCCCCGAACATCTGGAACTGTGCGTGGGCGATGCCGAGGCGCTGGCCGAAAAGATCACCCATGCGGGTGCGATTTTCCTTGGCGCATGGACGCCGGAGGCGATCGGCGATTATGTCGGCGGGCCGAACCACGTCCTGCCCACGGCGCGGTCGGCGCGGTTTTCGTCGGGACTGTCGGTGATGGATTTCCTGAAACGCACTACGCTGGCGCGGATGACCCCCGAAGCGCTGGCCGCCATCGGCCCCGCGGCCGAACGGCTGGCCATGTCCGAAAGCCTTGAGGCGCACGGCCTGTCGGTGCGCGCACGTCTGGACCGGCTGAACCGGGGGGCGTCATGA